One genomic segment of Tripterygium wilfordii isolate XIE 37 chromosome 9, ASM1340144v1, whole genome shotgun sequence includes these proteins:
- the LOC120006443 gene encoding uncharacterized protein LOC120006443 — protein MSEMAEISKEQKSIAEGQKQVRKKYEEIKREREQLWKETELIAQQSHGIRVRLNLMFQIMKARVERDSAKVAQLTLHLRDLIAKPKEEKEVLMDPDESNNQAYVNSLIKRPS, from the exons ATGTCGGAAATGGCGGAGATCAGTAAGGAGCAAAAGAGCATCGCGGAGGGACAGAAACAAGTGCGAAAGAAGTACGAGGAGATTAAGAGGGAACGCGAGCAACTGTGGAAGGAAACAGAGCTCATTGCGCAGCAGAGTCATGGTATCCGAGTTCGTTTAAATTTAATGTTCCAAATTATGAAAGCGAGAGTTGAGAGAGATTCTGCCAAAGTAGCTCAACTCACTTTACATCTCAG GGACTTGATAGCGaagccaaaagaagaaaaagaagtgtTGATGGATCCAGATGAAAGTAATAATCAGGCCTATGTGAATTCACTGATAAAGAGACCAAGTTGA